A genomic window from Chitinophaga pollutisoli includes:
- the katG gene encoding catalase/peroxidase HPI, with protein MGLIYVNPEGPDGNPDPIAAAKDIRDTFGRMAMDDEETVALIAGGHTFGKTHGAAPATHVGAEPEAADLALQGLGWKNSYGSGKGADTITSGLEVTWTTTPTKWSNNFFENLFGFEWELTKSPAGAHQWVAKDADDIIPDAYDANKKHKPTMLTTDLSLRFDPIYGKISRKFLENPDAFADAFARAWFKLTHRDMGPRARYLGPEVPSEILLWQDPIPEVDHPLADAKDIGDLKAKILASGLSVSELVTTAWASASTFRGSDKRGGANGARIRLAPQKFWAVNNPPQLQKVLGKLEEIQQAFNANGGKKISMADLIVLAGSAAVEKAAKDAGRNVTVPFTPGRMDASQEQTDVESVGFLEPIADGFRNYRKSNFPVSTEELLVDKAQLLTLSAPELTVLVGGLRVLGANFDGSKYGVFTDRPGQLTNDFFVNLLDMGTAWKATSDSREIYEGTNRATGQAKWSATRADLVFGSNAELRAIAEVYGSSDGQDKFVNDFVAAWTKVMNLDRFDLQ; from the coding sequence ATGGGTCTTATCTACGTAAATCCCGAAGGCCCCGATGGCAATCCCGATCCCATCGCCGCCGCCAAAGATATCCGCGACACCTTCGGCCGTATGGCGATGGACGATGAAGAAACCGTTGCCCTCATCGCAGGCGGCCACACCTTCGGCAAAACACACGGCGCCGCACCCGCCACACACGTAGGCGCGGAACCGGAAGCGGCCGACCTGGCCCTGCAGGGCCTCGGCTGGAAAAACAGCTACGGTTCCGGCAAAGGCGCGGACACCATCACCAGCGGCCTCGAAGTCACCTGGACCACCACGCCCACCAAATGGAGCAATAACTTCTTCGAAAACCTTTTCGGTTTCGAATGGGAACTGACCAAAAGTCCCGCCGGCGCCCATCAATGGGTCGCGAAAGACGCGGACGACATCATTCCCGACGCATACGACGCCAATAAGAAGCATAAACCCACCATGCTGACCACAGACCTGTCGCTGCGTTTCGATCCCATTTACGGGAAGATTTCCCGCAAATTCCTCGAAAACCCCGACGCCTTCGCCGATGCTTTCGCCCGTGCCTGGTTTAAGCTCACGCATCGCGACATGGGGCCGCGCGCGCGGTACCTCGGTCCCGAGGTTCCTTCCGAAATCCTCCTCTGGCAGGATCCCATTCCGGAAGTGGACCATCCGCTCGCTGATGCAAAAGACATCGGGGACCTGAAAGCGAAAATCCTCGCTTCCGGCCTGAGCGTTTCCGAACTGGTGACCACCGCCTGGGCTTCCGCTTCCACCTTCCGCGGGTCCGACAAACGCGGCGGCGCCAACGGTGCGCGCATCCGCCTGGCGCCCCAAAAATTCTGGGCTGTCAACAACCCGCCGCAACTTCAGAAAGTACTGGGCAAACTGGAAGAAATCCAGCAAGCGTTCAACGCAAATGGCGGTAAGAAAATCTCCATGGCCGATCTGATCGTGCTGGCAGGCTCCGCAGCCGTGGAAAAAGCCGCGAAAGACGCGGGCCGCAACGTGACCGTGCCCTTCACACCCGGGCGCATGGATGCTTCGCAGGAGCAGACGGACGTGGAATCCGTTGGTTTCCTCGAACCCATTGCCGACGGTTTCCGCAACTACCGCAAGAGCAACTTCCCCGTGTCCACCGAAGAACTACTGGTCGATAAGGCGCAATTACTTACGTTATCCGCGCCTGAGCTCACAGTGCTGGTTGGCGGCCTCCGTGTACTCGGCGCCAATTTCGACGGTTCGAAATACGGCGTATTCACCGACCGCCCCGGCCAGCTCACCAACGATTTCTTCGTGAACCTCCTCGATATGGGAACAGCATGGAAAGCGACGTCCGACAGCCGGGAGATTTACGAGGGTACCAACCGCGCCACAGGACAGGCGAAATGGTCCGCCACGCGCGCTGACCTCGTATTCGGTTCCAACGCTGAACTGCGCGCCATTGCGGAAGTGTACGGCAGCAGCGACGGGCAGGATAAGTTCGTAAACGATTTCGTGGCGGCATGGACGAAAGTGATGAACCTTGACCGCTTCGATCTTCAATAA
- a CDS encoding peroxidase family protein, whose translation MGKESNDISKCPFHNGSLKHTVGGGGTRNRDWWPNQLKLNILRQHSSLSNPLDKDFNYAKAFASLDLEAVKKDLTALMTDSQDWWPADFGHYGGLFIRMAWHSAGTYRVTDGRGGAGSGQQRFAPLNSWPDNVSLDKARRLLWPIKQKYGNKLSWADLLILTGNVALESMGFKTFGFAGGREDRWEADEDVYWGSETTWLGGDIRYADGSEGVAKEHGVVSSDDNADGHPHKSRNLDPPRSSANGSYLRKSRRPRWQSRSHRRRQRYPRHLRPYGDGR comes from the coding sequence ATGGGGAAAGAATCCAACGACATCAGCAAATGTCCGTTCCACAACGGAAGCCTGAAACACACGGTAGGCGGCGGCGGTACCAGGAACCGCGACTGGTGGCCAAACCAACTCAAGCTTAACATCCTGCGCCAGCATTCGTCATTATCCAACCCGTTGGACAAAGACTTCAACTATGCCAAAGCTTTCGCTTCGCTCGACCTGGAAGCGGTAAAAAAAGACCTCACTGCCCTGATGACCGATTCGCAGGACTGGTGGCCCGCGGATTTCGGCCATTACGGCGGCCTGTTCATCCGCATGGCCTGGCATAGCGCGGGTACCTATCGCGTAACCGATGGCCGCGGAGGCGCAGGCTCAGGGCAGCAACGCTTCGCGCCCCTCAACAGCTGGCCCGACAACGTAAGCCTCGACAAAGCCCGCAGGCTCCTCTGGCCCATCAAACAGAAGTACGGCAACAAACTTTCCTGGGCCGACCTGCTCATCCTCACCGGTAACGTTGCACTGGAATCCATGGGCTTCAAAACCTTCGGTTTCGCCGGCGGCCGCGAAGACCGCTGGGAGGCCGACGAAGACGTATACTGGGGTTCCGAAACCACCTGGCTTGGCGGTGATATCCGTTATGCCGACGGGTCAGAAGGCGTGGCAAAAGAACACGGCGTCGTATCTTCCGACGATAATGCCGACGGACATCCCCATAAATCCCGCAATCTCGACCCCCCTCGCAGCAGTGCAAATGGGTCTTATCTACGTAAATCCCGAAGGCCCCGATGGCAATCCCGATCCCATCGCCGCCGCCAAAGATATCCGCGACACCTTCGGCCGTATGGCGATGGACGATGA
- a CDS encoding helix-turn-helix transcriptional regulator: MNLRRDVFQAIADPTRRAILLLVASQSMTAGAIAANFDTARPTVSKHLAILTECELLEPQQNGREVIYHLNPKKMKEIADFIEPFRQMWEERFNKLEAIMKNYTPKK; the protein is encoded by the coding sequence ATGAATCTGAGACGAGACGTTTTCCAGGCTATCGCGGACCCGACCAGGCGGGCCATCCTGCTGCTGGTAGCCTCCCAATCCATGACCGCAGGCGCGATCGCCGCCAATTTCGACACGGCGCGGCCCACGGTTTCCAAGCACCTGGCGATCCTCACGGAATGCGAACTGCTGGAGCCGCAGCAGAACGGCCGGGAGGTGATTTATCATCTCAATCCTAAAAAAATGAAGGAAATAGCCGATTTCATCGAGCCATTCCGGCAGATGTGGGAAGAACGCTTTAACAAGCTGGAAGCCATCATGAAGAATTATACACCCAAAAAATAG
- a CDS encoding SRPBCC domain-containing protein, whose amino-acid sequence MERKTKLSAEEGKQEVVITRDFELPLELLFKAYEEPEIVEQWMGTKVMKLENRAHGGWRFQTSDPQGNVVFSANGVYHEFVPNKKITRTFEMENTPFPVQLEYLEFEGLTDQSSRLVMKIVFKSVEDRDQMLKLPFAQGINMAHNKLQEVVNKLK is encoded by the coding sequence ATGGAACGAAAAACCAAACTCTCCGCTGAAGAGGGCAAACAGGAAGTGGTTATCACCCGCGACTTCGAACTGCCGCTCGAATTGCTGTTCAAAGCCTACGAAGAACCTGAAATCGTGGAACAATGGATGGGCACCAAAGTCATGAAGCTGGAAAACCGCGCACATGGCGGCTGGCGCTTCCAGACCAGCGACCCCCAGGGCAACGTCGTGTTCTCCGCAAATGGCGTATACCATGAATTCGTCCCCAATAAAAAAATCACCCGCACCTTCGAAATGGAAAACACCCCCTTCCCCGTGCAGCTGGAATACCTGGAGTTCGAAGGGCTGACGGACCAATCGAGCCGGCTGGTGATGAAGATCGTCTTCAAATCCGTGGAAGACCGCGACCAGATGCTGAAACTCCCTTTCGCACAAGGCATCAATATGGCGCACAACAAACTGCAGGAAGTTGTTAACAAGCTAAAATAA